The following are from one region of the Nostoc cf. commune SO-36 genome:
- a CDS encoding mechanosensitive ion channel family protein, whose amino-acid sequence MNAEISTAWDKIQSMINGFIALLPNIVLGLIVFILFLFIASRIKILVKRLTRNRRSARNLGLVLGRLAQGLTILIGLFIALSIVIPTFRAGDLIQLLGISGVAIGFAFRDILQNFLAGILILLTEPFQIDDQIVFKGFEGTVENIETRATTIRTYDGRRIVIPNSELFTNSVTVNTAFENRRLEYDVGIGYGDDIDHAKQLMLDAMLSVNEVLKDPVPDVLVMELAESTVNIRVRWWVHPPRRADNLISRDKVITAIKKTLVANGIDLPFPTQQILFHDQTEETDGNRSRQREGWPSGKGEVPKPRRISDSLRLLAQAHSSQDNNGKVDSQTNEQ is encoded by the coding sequence ATGAATGCAGAAATCTCGACAGCTTGGGATAAGATTCAAAGCATGATAAATGGTTTCATAGCTTTGCTACCAAACATTGTCTTAGGATTAATTGTCTTCATCTTATTTTTGTTTATTGCTAGCAGAATTAAAATACTGGTCAAGCGGTTAACTCGTAATCGTCGTTCTGCGCGAAATCTGGGACTAGTACTAGGAAGGTTAGCACAAGGGCTAACAATTTTGATTGGGTTGTTTATCGCCCTTTCTATTGTGATTCCTACATTTAGAGCCGGTGATTTGATACAACTTTTGGGAATTAGTGGTGTTGCAATTGGTTTTGCTTTCCGCGATATTTTGCAAAACTTCTTAGCTGGAATTTTAATTCTGCTGACTGAACCTTTTCAAATTGATGACCAAATTGTTTTTAAAGGCTTTGAAGGAACGGTCGAAAATATTGAAACACGCGCAACAACAATCAGAACTTATGACGGTCGGCGGATTGTCATTCCGAACTCGGAATTGTTTACTAATTCGGTAACTGTAAACACTGCCTTTGAAAATCGGCGATTAGAATACGATGTCGGCATTGGCTATGGCGATGACATTGACCATGCCAAGCAGTTAATGCTAGACGCAATGCTTAGTGTAAATGAAGTTTTAAAAGATCCGGTTCCTGATGTACTAGTAATGGAACTTGCCGAAAGCACTGTTAACATCCGTGTGCGTTGGTGGGTTCATCCACCACGACGCGCAGATAATCTTATTTCGCGGGATAAAGTGATTACTGCAATTAAGAAAACGCTCGTTGCAAACGGCATTGATTTGCCCTTCCCAACTCAACAAATTCTGTTCCACGACCAGACCGAAGAGACAGATGGAAACCGTTCCCGTCAGCGTGAAGGTTGGCCATCTGGTAAAGGTGAAGTACCGAAGCCTCGCCGCATCAGCGATTCACTCAGGTTACTTGCTCAAGCACACTCCTCACAAGATAACAACGGTAAAGTAGATTCTCAAACCAACGAACAATGA
- a CDS encoding DUF2254 domain-containing protein encodes MRNVKISKLWDQLHSSYWFIPAVMAVLAIALAFTMLSLDRTGKVDIDYWWVYGGGADGARSLLGSVAGSMISVAATAFSITIVALQLAASNFGPRLLRNFMQDTGNQIVLGTFIGTFIYCLFVLRTIQGEGDGYEQYVPQLSVTVGTLLAIISIGVLIYFIHHASTIIQASYVIQNVSEDLHSAIKRLFPEKIGHGEPEHRQGVEEIPMSFEEEALPIRSNGTGYLQAIDNGELMEIACKHNLLVRLKVRPGKFLIQGSDLALVFPGKKVNKKLTKQINDAFILGKERTEQQDIEFPIDQLVEIALRAISPGINDPFTAIRCIDRISAGLCHLVQRDFPSPYRYDKNNKLRFIAKGVDFQGLVERAFNQIRQYGKSDAGVTIRLLEAIAAIATYTNNSKYQASLRHHADMILQDSREGLSQEQDRKDVEESYYQVIKNLNNDDNNKDWD; translated from the coding sequence ATGAGAAATGTCAAGATAAGCAAACTGTGGGATCAACTCCACTCAAGTTACTGGTTCATACCGGCGGTTATGGCGGTGTTAGCTATTGCTTTAGCTTTCACAATGCTTTCTCTTGACCGCACAGGCAAAGTAGACATTGATTATTGGTGGGTTTACGGTGGTGGAGCAGATGGAGCGCGATCGCTGTTAGGATCGGTTGCAGGTTCGATGATTAGCGTTGCTGCTACAGCTTTTTCAATTACAATTGTGGCACTTCAGTTGGCTGCTTCCAATTTCGGGCCGCGACTTCTGCGTAACTTTATGCAGGATACAGGTAATCAAATTGTACTAGGCACATTTATTGGTACGTTCATCTACTGCTTGTTCGTACTGCGGACAATTCAGGGAGAGGGAGATGGATACGAACAGTATGTGCCACAACTTTCGGTTACAGTCGGCACTTTACTGGCAATTATTAGCATTGGTGTATTAATTTATTTTATCCATCATGCTTCAACAATAATTCAGGCATCTTACGTAATCCAAAATGTTAGTGAGGATTTACATTCAGCAATTAAGCGGCTATTTCCAGAAAAAATTGGGCATGGTGAACCAGAACATAGACAAGGAGTTGAAGAAATTCCCATGTCTTTTGAGGAGGAAGCTTTACCAATTCGATCGAATGGAACTGGTTATTTACAAGCAATTGATAATGGAGAATTGATGGAAATTGCTTGTAAACATAATTTGCTAGTACGCCTTAAGGTTAGACCGGGGAAATTTCTAATTCAAGGTAGCGATTTAGCCTTGGTTTTTCCTGGGAAAAAAGTAAATAAAAAACTTACCAAACAAATTAATGATGCTTTTATTTTGGGCAAAGAACGTACAGAACAACAGGATATAGAGTTTCCAATCGATCAATTAGTAGAAATTGCTCTGCGTGCCATTTCCCCTGGAATAAACGATCCATTTACTGCAATTCGCTGTATTGACCGAATTAGCGCAGGGCTGTGCCACTTAGTTCAAAGAGATTTCCCTTCGCCCTACCGCTATGATAAAAATAACAAATTGCGCTTCATTGCCAAAGGAGTCGATTTTCAAGGATTGGTTGAGCGTGCTTTTAACCAAATTCGGCAGTATGGAAAGTCGGATGCAGGAGTAACTATTCGTTTGTTAGAAGCTATAGCTGCAATTGCTACTTACACCAATAATTCTAAATATCAAGCAAGCCTGCGCCATCATGCTGACATGATTTTACAAGATAGCCGTGAAGGACTATCACAAGAACAAGACCGCAAAGATGTAGAAGAGAGTTATTATCAGGTCATTAAAAATTTAAATAATGATGACAATAATAAGGATTGGGATTAA
- a CDS encoding AI-2E family transporter, with amino-acid sequence MRFGQLIGFLALVISLYILWQIRQILLVVFAAVVLATVLNQLVSFFQRFRIKRGIAVAITVVLLLVILVGFFVLIVPRFIDQLQQFANIMPIGLERLRSWNNWLQNVIPDQLLENIQGLRYLTQGLQDWLNRLINNFFSLVSNSLSIILALLLFVALTIMLLVNPSPYRQGFIMLFPAFYRRRVDDILNKCAVSLTGWIKGTLLTMLLIATLSYIGLLILGIPLPLVNAILAGFLEFIPNFGPTLSVIPPALLALSGEPWKIAAVIALYFVIQQVESFVIMPLVMKSQASLLPAVTLVAVVFFGSFFGFLGVFLAIPLVIVLQIWVKEVLVEDVLNNWQENNHR; translated from the coding sequence GTGCGATTCGGACAATTAATCGGGTTTCTCGCTCTTGTTATATCTCTTTACATTTTGTGGCAAATTCGGCAAATACTTTTGGTGGTATTTGCAGCAGTAGTTTTAGCTACAGTCCTAAATCAACTAGTGAGTTTTTTTCAAAGATTTCGTATCAAGCGAGGAATTGCAGTTGCTATAACAGTTGTTCTTTTATTGGTCATTTTGGTCGGTTTTTTTGTACTGATTGTGCCACGTTTTATTGACCAATTGCAACAATTTGCTAATATTATGCCTATAGGACTAGAACGGTTGCGATCGTGGAATAACTGGTTACAAAATGTAATTCCTGACCAACTATTAGAAAATATTCAGGGGCTTAGGTATCTGACTCAAGGTTTACAAGATTGGTTAAATCGGTTAATAAACAACTTTTTTAGCTTGGTCAGTAACTCGCTTTCTATTATTTTAGCTTTGCTGCTTTTTGTAGCTCTTACCATCATGTTATTAGTCAATCCCTCGCCCTATCGACAGGGATTTATAATGCTATTCCCTGCTTTTTATCGTCGACGAGTTGATGACATTCTAAATAAGTGTGCAGTCTCGTTGACTGGCTGGATAAAAGGCACGCTCCTGACTATGCTGCTCATTGCAACATTGAGCTATATTGGGCTGTTGATTTTAGGAATACCATTGCCATTAGTTAATGCTATTTTGGCAGGATTTTTAGAATTTATCCCAAATTTTGGGCCAACCTTGAGTGTGATTCCGCCTGCACTGCTAGCATTAAGTGGAGAACCTTGGAAAATCGCCGCTGTTATAGCTTTGTATTTCGTAATTCAGCAAGTTGAAAGTTTCGTTATAATGCCTTTAGTTATGAAAAGCCAAGCATCTCTTTTGCCAGCAGTGACTTTAGTAGCAGTAGTCTTTTTTGGGAGCTTTTTTGGTTTTTTAGGTGTATTTCTTGCTATACCTTTAGTAATTGTATTACAAATTTGGGTAAAAGAAGTTTTGGTAGAGGATGTACTTAATAACTGGCAGGAAAATAATCATCGATAA
- a CDS encoding serine hydrolase domain-containing protein — translation MYKPIKFICWALIGILFFSMSGLPSLARDVNVPKFPLSEPQQQQPTEPKQPVITSPTAPGLSNPQEFEGFVDKIINEEISKSHVPGAAIFVVKDGKLFFAKGYGYANVKKNIPVVIDKPLFRVASLSKLFTATAAMQLYNGESLIWMLILINTAVEYGAEYISPATPAAFN, via the coding sequence ATGTATAAACCGATTAAGTTCATTTGTTGGGCATTGATAGGCATTCTATTTTTTTCGATGTCCGGCTTGCCTAGCTTGGCTAGAGATGTAAATGTACCCAAATTCCCGCTTTCAGAACCTCAACAGCAGCAACCAACCGAACCAAAGCAGCCTGTAATCACATCTCCTACTGCACCGGGATTAAGTAATCCCCAGGAATTTGAAGGCTTTGTAGACAAAATCATCAATGAAGAAATATCAAAGTCTCATGTTCCTGGTGCAGCCATTTTTGTGGTTAAAGATGGGAAACTATTTTTTGCTAAGGGCTATGGTTACGCGAACGTAAAAAAAAACATACCAGTTGTCATAGATAAACCTTTGTTTCGCGTAGCTTCCCTTTCCAAGTTATTTACAGCTACAGCAGCAATGCAGTTGTACAACGGGGAAAGCTTGATTTGGATGCTGATATTAATAAATACAGCCGTTGAATATGGGGCGGAGTACATTTCTCCAGCCACCCCCGCCGCCTTTAACTGA
- a CDS encoding response regulator, whose amino-acid sequence MVIQQFLEALGFTLKTLEDPRYFWDTLTEFSPDLLILDVEMPHINGIELCQVVRNDPYWKFLPVLFLVDNLSADIVEQLFAIRADDCVSKTAKNSQLITRILNCVKRR is encoded by the coding sequence ATTGTTATACAACAATTTTTAGAAGCTTTAGGATTTACTCTAAAAACTCTTGAAGATCCACGCTACTTCTGGGATACTCTGACAGAATTTTCTCCAGATTTGCTAATTTTAGATGTGGAAATGCCTCATATCAATGGCATTGAACTTTGTCAGGTAGTACGTAACGATCCGTACTGGAAATTTTTACCAGTACTGTTTCTGGTTGATAATTTATCAGCAGATATTGTTGAGCAACTATTTGCGATCAGAGCCGATGATTGTGTGAGCAAAACTGCTAAGAACTCACAACTAATCACCCGTATATTGAACTGTGTCAAACGAAGATAA
- a CDS encoding response regulator yields the protein MRILLVEDDDLLAQAVARYLTKQNYVVDIAADGEAGWELVNVCNYDLIVLDIVLPKLDGISLCRQLRQSGYQMLILLLTAKDTKTDKVIGLDAGADDYVVKPFDFQELSARIRALLRRGNTSLPPVLEWGALRLDPSTCEVTYADITLNLTAKEFSLLDLFLRNNQRIFSRSAIVDQLWSAEKDPPEENTIKSHIKSLRQKLKAAGANYDFIETVYGMGYRLKALDDEQSCQIHEPETDLKQQQILLTAIAQERENFKAKVGSRIAVLKLAADALRKGTLDTQVRQKAEQEAHKLAGSLGSFGFPKGSLLANEIEDLFQTQKFISQAKCFYLDKLLMELQRELEKTPVEQTQNLLLVISNDQQVVEGLIKEAENQELQVKIATNIAAARSIIPSLNPDVVLLDLDIEKDSLKLIRELSQQTPTVGETPTPQIPVLVFTERDNFSDACGGLRLRLEVARSGGRAFLQKSMPPNEILESVAHVLQQTRITKARIMVVDDDP from the coding sequence ATGAGAATTCTGTTGGTTGAAGACGATGATTTGCTTGCTCAAGCTGTAGCAAGATATCTTACCAAACAAAATTATGTGGTTGATATTGCTGCTGATGGTGAAGCCGGTTGGGAATTGGTTAATGTCTGTAACTATGACCTGATTGTGTTAGATATTGTTCTGCCAAAACTAGATGGCATAAGTCTTTGTCGGCAATTACGGCAGTCAGGTTATCAAATGCTGATTCTGCTTTTAACGGCAAAAGACACTAAAACTGATAAAGTTATCGGTTTAGATGCCGGAGCAGATGATTATGTAGTCAAACCATTTGATTTTCAAGAGTTATCAGCTCGGATTCGTGCTTTATTACGTCGAGGAAATACTTCTTTACCTCCTGTTTTGGAATGGGGAGCCTTGCGTCTCGATCCTAGTACTTGTGAAGTGACTTATGCAGATATTACACTAAATTTAACAGCAAAAGAATTTAGCCTTTTAGACCTTTTTTTACGCAACAACCAGCGCATCTTTAGCCGGAGTGCCATTGTAGATCAACTTTGGAGTGCTGAAAAAGATCCACCTGAAGAAAATACGATTAAATCTCATATTAAAAGTTTACGGCAAAAGCTAAAAGCCGCAGGTGCTAACTATGATTTTATAGAAACTGTCTATGGAATGGGTTATCGTTTAAAAGCTCTAGATGATGAGCAAAGTTGTCAGATACATGAGCCGGAAACAGATTTAAAACAGCAGCAAATTCTACTAACAGCCATTGCTCAAGAGCGGGAAAATTTCAAAGCTAAGGTTGGTTCGCGCATTGCAGTATTGAAACTAGCAGCTGATGCTTTAAGAAAAGGTACACTTGATACTCAAGTGCGGCAAAAAGCAGAGCAAGAAGCTCACAAGCTAGCTGGTTCCTTGGGTAGCTTTGGCTTTCCAAAAGGTTCGTTATTAGCCAACGAGATAGAAGATTTATTTCAAACTCAAAAATTTATTAGCCAAGCTAAATGTTTTTATTTAGATAAGCTCTTGATGGAGTTGCAACGAGAGCTAGAAAAAACCCCGGTTGAACAAACCCAAAATCTACTATTAGTAATTAGTAATGATCAACAAGTAGTTGAGGGATTGATAAAGGAGGCTGAGAATCAGGAACTACAAGTTAAGATTGCTACTAATATCGCCGCCGCCAGAAGTATAATCCCATCTTTAAATCCCGATGTGGTGCTACTCGATCTTGATATTGAGAAAGACAGCTTGAAATTAATAAGAGAATTATCTCAGCAAACACCTACGGTAGGCGAAACGCCAACGCCACAAATACCTGTGTTAGTTTTTACAGAGCGAGATAATTTTAGTGATGCCTGCGGCGGGCTTCGCTTACGCCTAGAAGTTGCACGATCTGGCGGACGTGCTTTTTTACAAAAATCCATGCCTCCTAACGAAATTTTGGAGTCAGTAGCCCATGTTTTACAGCAAACTCGTATTACTAAAGCGAGAATCATGGTTGTAGACGATGATCCATAG
- a CDS encoding ATP-binding response regulator, which produces MWRLTRWALPRLPYGTLRERRFSQLQRYSIAFLTVLLALLLTLLLWQLHRLNSIYPLFLAAVMVSSWYGGLNPGLLATFLSAIVCAYFLLPPFYSLAVSGFSAVGLLQFVLVALLISLLNSALRQARSQAQKNARAAQDNYECLRQIQDSLRQSEERYRLLIEGVTNYAIFMLDPNGNFTSWNIGAERILGYQEAEIIGQPFERIFSPEAIERGQPQQVLTKAVTEGFFKENRWHLRKDGTFFWAHCVITPLRDENGNLRGFSKIMQDITERKQVEEEKEQLLLREQAARAVSEAAQSAAEAANRSKDEFLAIVSHELRTPMTAIIGWAGMLQTGALDEAKVTLALEIIERNANLQMQLIEDLLDISRIVRGELSLSIDLVDLVGVITDAIEVVQSLADAKSIQIETILDTSIEKISGDSDRLQQVVLNLLTNAIKFTPNDGRIKVRLSKEIGSREWACRERSRTGVGSGEEFSQPSIPSYVQIQVSDTGKGISADFLPHVFERFCQADSSHTRSDKGLGLGLAIARHVVELHGGTIQAQSQGIGQGATFTVKLPILEESREESLSASSPPSPSSPSSPNLLTNLQVLVVDDEADVRQWITAVLEECGAKVSTFSSTRQALKALEELHPDVLISDIGMPDEDGYALMRKIREIEAEQGGRIPALALTGYARVEDYKEALAAGFQLHVAKPVRAAELIAVVASLGKMSGKL; this is translated from the coding sequence ATGTGGAGATTGACACGATGGGCTTTGCCCCGCCTTCCCTACGGAACGCTCCGGGAACGGCGATTCTCGCAACTACAACGCTACAGCATTGCATTCTTAACGGTTTTACTAGCTTTACTGTTGACACTGCTTCTATGGCAGCTACACAGGCTGAATTCTATTTACCCACTGTTTTTAGCTGCTGTCATGGTTAGTTCCTGGTATGGTGGCTTAAACCCAGGGCTGTTGGCAACTTTTTTGTCTGCTATAGTCTGCGCCTACTTCCTCTTGCCCCCTTTTTATTCTCTGGCTGTTAGTGGGTTCAGTGCGGTGGGGTTGCTTCAGTTTGTGTTAGTAGCATTGTTGATTAGCTTACTTAACTCCGCACTGCGCCAGGCGCGATCGCAAGCTCAAAAAAACGCGCGAGCCGCCCAGGATAATTACGAGTGTTTACGTCAAATTCAAGACAGTCTGCGCCAAAGCGAAGAACGTTATCGATTGCTAATAGAAGGAGTAACTAATTACGCAATTTTTATGTTAGATCCAAACGGTAACTTTACCAGTTGGAATATTGGAGCCGAACGTATTTTAGGCTATCAAGAAGCAGAAATTATTGGTCAACCTTTTGAGCGAATTTTTTCACCAGAAGCAATTGAGCGTGGACAACCACAACAAGTATTAACAAAAGCCGTAACTGAAGGTTTTTTTAAAGAAAATCGTTGGCATCTCCGTAAGGATGGTACATTTTTCTGGGCGCATTGTGTAATCACACCTTTACGAGATGAAAATGGAAATCTGCGCGGATTCTCTAAAATTATGCAAGATATTACTGAGCGCAAACAAGTTGAAGAAGAAAAAGAACAACTGTTGCTACGAGAACAAGCTGCACGTGCCGTTAGCGAAGCGGCACAAAGTGCAGCAGAAGCCGCAAACCGTTCCAAAGACGAATTTTTAGCAATAGTTTCTCATGAATTACGTACCCCCATGACTGCAATTATCGGTTGGGCGGGAATGTTGCAAACGGGTGCGCTAGATGAAGCTAAAGTAACTCTTGCATTGGAGATAATCGAACGCAATGCTAATTTGCAAATGCAACTTATTGAAGACTTACTTGATATTTCGCGGATTGTTAGAGGAGAACTTTCACTCTCTATTGATTTGGTAGATTTAGTAGGAGTAATTACAGACGCGATCGAGGTTGTACAATCACTGGCAGATGCTAAGAGTATTCAAATTGAAACTATACTTGATACTTCAATAGAAAAAATTTCGGGTGATTCAGATCGCTTGCAACAAGTTGTGTTAAATCTACTCACCAATGCAATTAAATTTACACCCAATGATGGACGAATTAAGGTGCGGTTGTCAAAGGAAATAGGGAGTAGGGAGTGGGCTTGCCGTGAGCGTAGCCGAACGGGAGTAGGGAGTGGGGAAGAGTTTTCCCAACCCTCAATTCCTAGCTATGTTCAAATTCAAGTAAGTGATACGGGTAAAGGTATCAGTGCTGACTTTCTACCTCATGTATTTGAGCGCTTTTGCCAAGCAGATAGCAGTCATACTCGGTCAGATAAAGGATTAGGTTTAGGGCTAGCGATCGCCCGTCATGTGGTAGAACTACATGGTGGCACAATCCAAGCCCAAAGCCAAGGAATAGGGCAAGGTGCAACATTTACAGTCAAGTTGCCCATTTTAGAAGAAAGCAGAGAAGAAAGTCTTTCCGCCTCATCTCCCCCATCTCCCTCATCCCCCTCATCCCCCAACCTCTTAACCAACTTGCAAGTGCTGGTTGTAGATGACGAGGCGGATGTGCGGCAGTGGATTACCGCAGTACTCGAAGAGTGTGGAGCGAAAGTTAGTACTTTTAGCTCCACAAGACAGGCACTTAAAGCACTAGAAGAATTACATCCAGATGTGTTAATCAGCGACATTGGGATGCCAGACGAGGATGGCTACGCGCTGATGCGTAAAATCAGAGAAATTGAAGCAGAACAAGGCGGGCGAATTCCTGCTCTTGCACTGACGGGATATGCCAGGGTAGAAGATTACAAGGAGGCATTAGCAGCAGGGTTTCAGCTACATGTTGCGAAACCAGTTAGAGCAGCTGAATTAATTGCCGTTGTTGCCAGCCTGGGTAAAATGTCTGGTAAACTCTGA
- a CDS encoding response regulator: MTSKQILVIDDDDDIRQLIQTCLEIMGGWEVLTATSGNQGLSLAQSSQPDAILLDVMMPDMDGLTTFQKLQANQTTKHIPVILLTARGRSNNEHLFSNLGIKGIISKPFNPQKLAVQVAAALS; the protein is encoded by the coding sequence ATGACCTCTAAGCAAATCTTAGTTATTGATGATGATGATGACATCCGTCAATTGATTCAGACTTGTCTAGAAATAATGGGGGGCTGGGAGGTGTTGACTGCTACTTCAGGTAATCAAGGATTATCCTTAGCTCAGTCATCTCAACCCGATGCCATACTTTTGGACGTAATGATGCCTGACATGGATGGTTTGACAACTTTTCAAAAACTACAGGCTAATCAAACAACTAAACATATACCTGTAATTTTGCTTACAGCTAGAGGACGCAGTAATAACGAACATCTATTCAGTAATCTAGGTATCAAAGGCATAATTAGTAAACCATTTAATCCTCAGAAACTAGCTGTTCAAGTAGCAGCAGCCTTGAGCTAA
- a CDS encoding DUF3611 family protein — protein sequence MINNLESLSHPPSKQKFAATLRLVSRISFWVQLVLGGISGIAVLLACFSRNVTTSSSGIGFGIFLAIVGILLLCFRVYWAFRYRKMAKLLQTPNSDNHPKKEDVIQNLRIGLLVSLLGLLIAFIASEVTVIIVLSKAVAQPQGVALYQPENVIRSLDIFVILANINVIGAHFFGGITSLGLLYWLEE from the coding sequence ATGATAAATAATTTAGAATCACTTTCACATCCACCAAGCAAACAAAAATTTGCTGCTACATTGCGTTTAGTAAGTCGAATTAGTTTCTGGGTGCAATTAGTACTTGGTGGTATTTCTGGCATTGCTGTATTGTTGGCGTGTTTTAGCCGTAACGTTACGACAAGCAGTTCAGGTATAGGCTTTGGCATATTTTTGGCTATTGTTGGTATTTTATTGCTGTGCTTTCGAGTCTATTGGGCTTTCCGTTATCGAAAAATGGCTAAACTTTTACAAACGCCAAATTCTGACAACCATCCCAAGAAGGAAGACGTAATTCAAAATTTGCGAATCGGATTGCTCGTGAGTTTGCTAGGGTTATTAATAGCTTTCATTGCTTCGGAAGTGACCGTTATAATCGTATTGAGTAAAGCAGTAGCACAACCTCAAGGTGTCGCATTGTATCAACCAGAAAATGTAATTCGTTCCTTAGATATTTTTGTAATTTTAGCAAATATTAATGTGATTGGCGCTCACTTTTTTGGAGGGATTACTTCTCTTGGTCTACTCTATTGGTTAGAAGAGTAA
- a CDS encoding M48 family metallopeptidase has translation MSNSFSFIYRRWLYLFLSVLVAIGIGVGSPQRSQAISLFDLLNQGIQIFQLSTISDREEVQLGKQINQQLVNSEIQLYRNQNVNRYVNQVGQQLAANSTRPDIPYTFQVVQDESVNAFATMGGYVYVTTGLLKAADNEAQLASVIAHEIGHIASRHSIEQMRQRAIARGFATVAGLERSTAVQIGVDLALRRPNSRQDEFEADQRGLRTLGRAGYAQSAMIAFMQKSLQQRSLPTFLSTHPATSDRITALRSDINSQKAYRGGGLNNAAYEAKIRPLS, from the coding sequence ATGTCAAATTCTTTCTCTTTTATTTATCGCCGCTGGTTGTATTTATTTCTCTCAGTTTTAGTAGCGATTGGTATTGGTGTGGGTTCTCCTCAAAGAAGCCAAGCAATTTCATTGTTTGACCTCTTGAATCAAGGAATCCAAATATTTCAGCTATCCACTATTTCTGATCGAGAAGAAGTCCAACTAGGCAAGCAGATTAATCAACAGTTAGTTAATAGTGAAATTCAGCTTTATCGCAATCAAAATGTGAATCGCTATGTCAACCAAGTTGGTCAACAATTGGCAGCAAATAGCACTCGCCCTGATATTCCTTATACATTTCAGGTAGTTCAGGATGAGAGTGTAAATGCCTTTGCCACGATGGGAGGCTATGTTTATGTCACTACCGGATTGCTAAAAGCCGCAGATAATGAAGCTCAATTAGCCAGCGTTATCGCTCACGAAATTGGTCATATTGCTAGTCGGCATTCAATAGAACAGATGCGACAAAGAGCGATCGCTCGTGGTTTTGCTACAGTAGCCGGATTAGAGCGTAGTACAGCAGTTCAGATTGGTGTGGATTTGGCATTACGGCGTCCCAATAGTCGCCAAGATGAATTTGAAGCCGATCAAAGAGGACTGAGGACTTTAGGACGTGCTGGTTATGCTCAGTCTGCCATGATTGCTTTTATGCAAAAGTCACTCCAACAGCGATCGCTGCCGACGTTTTTGAGTACTCATCCCGCAACAAGCGATCGCATTACCGCCTTAAGAAGTGATATTAATTCTCAAAAAGCTTATAGAGGTGGCGGTTTAAACAATGCTGCTTATGAGGCAAAAATTCGACCTTTAAGTTAG
- a CDS encoding PRC-barrel domain-containing protein: MALYKLDEYNPNYNDEIFNGNDIKNFDVYADDDRVGSVVNILVDENDGRFRYFIIDTGFWIFGKQVLLPVGLASLDYEKKHLFVPKLTKEQVKNLPEFSEDLAIDNDYEEKVRGVYRPLVPSVMPGMLGIPALYNYTLEPYFYELNDPNFRTYEENLRNGRNPNRAKI, from the coding sequence ATGGCTTTGTACAAACTTGACGAATACAATCCCAACTACAACGATGAAATTTTTAATGGTAATGACATTAAAAATTTTGATGTTTACGCCGATGATGACAGGGTTGGCTCTGTTGTCAACATATTAGTTGATGAAAATGATGGACGTTTCCGTTATTTCATCATTGATACAGGCTTTTGGATTTTCGGTAAACAAGTATTGCTCCCGGTGGGTTTAGCTAGTCTTGACTATGAGAAGAAACATCTTTTTGTTCCTAAACTGACCAAAGAGCAAGTAAAAAATCTACCTGAATTTAGCGAAGATTTAGCAATCGATAATGATTATGAAGAGAAAGTTAGAGGGGTTTACCGACCTTTAGTGCCATCAGTAATGCCGGGTATGTTAGGTATTCCTGCTCTTTATAATTACACGCTAGAGCCTTACTTTTACGAACTGAACGATCCCAACTTCAGAACCTATGAAGAAAACCTGAGAAATGGGAGAAATCCAAACAGAGCAAAAATTTGA